One segment of Pangasianodon hypophthalmus isolate fPanHyp1 chromosome 10, fPanHyp1.pri, whole genome shotgun sequence DNA contains the following:
- the marcksb gene encoding myristoylated alanine-rich protein kinase C substrate b yields MGAQVAKNGAKEEIGAEKANGQENGHAKTNGNASPTADGAAEEVQANGKHSADGEVKAEDGAAEKATEEGGAAESAPVANGEDSSKPEENGSASGSGEPAKQKKRFSFKKPFKLSGFSFKKSTKKEAETEEAAAPAEEGKDKAESEEAKPEASGEEKEKEEAAEGAKADQPSADEEKKTSEEQKPETPAEEKPAEAAAEEPAPAPAPAESSDAQPAAAEE; encoded by the exons ATGGGAGCTCAAGTGGCTAAAAACGGTGCAAAAGAGGAAATCGGTGCAGAAAAAGCAAACGGACAG GAAAATGGGCATGCTAAGACAAACGGCAATGCCTCCCCTACAGCAGACGGAGCCGCCGAGGAGGTCCAGGCCAACGGCAAACACTCCGCCGACGGCGAGGTGAAGGCTGAAGATGGAGCAGCCGAGAAGGCGACGGAGGAAGGCGGCGCCGCTGAAAGTGCTCCGGTAGCCAACGGCGAGGACTCGAGCAAACCAGAAGAGAACGGCTCTGCGTCTGGAAGCGGCGAGCCTGCCAAGCAGAAGAAGCgattttcctttaaaaagccGTTCAAACTCAGCGGCTTCTCCTTTAAGAAGAGCACCAAGAAGGAAGCCGAGACAGAGGAGGCGGCCGCTCCAGCCGAGGAAGGCAAAGATAAAGCCGAATCCGAGGAGGCCAAGCCAGAGGCATctggagaagagaaagagaaagaggaagcagCCGAGGGGGCCAAAGCCGATCAGCCGAGCGCagatgaggagaaaaaaacaagcgaAGAGCAGAAGCCCGAGACGCCTGCAGAAGAGAAACCGGCCGAAGCTGCAGCTGAAGAGCCAGCGCCAGCCCCGGCACCAGCCGAGAGCTCAGATGCTCAACCCGCTGCTGCTGAAGAGTAA
- the col10a1a gene encoding collagen, type X, alpha 1a, whose protein sequence is MDLRVASILLLLVALVAGHGERYMVKKVVKAPYAVKSHVVSVPGEPGPPGEPGEPGPPGPPGPPGESAEGLPGPQGPPGPPGPAGYSAPGKPGTPGGPGKPGANGAPGPKGDSGSPGPQGPRGAPGPAGSPGPSGLSATGKPGPAGLPGSMGPRGEPGVKGHPGIPGAPGQKGDRGIGIQGPPGEPGASGPMGPVGAPGQPGVGKPGKPGYPGEPGKGGSPGRDGAPGPMGPTGPKGHTGSPGVGIPGKPGENGAPGLPGPTGPKGPQGATGAPGAPGSPGYGKPGAPGSKGDTGPVGSPGATGQKGEPGARGPTGYTGATGPVGPGGPQGPRGFPGEKGATGEKGETGPMGPQGFKGHKGDQGPQGAEGKPGYPGATGPQGPRGATGAPGSKGDTGETGATGAPGATGPIGPKGNTGNPGSPGETGPSGAPGARGATGPSGPPGAPGAKGHPGLPGAPGPAGLAAKGIPGPQGPPGLPGSDGAPGESGQPGPPGPPGPPGEVIIAETKGTFVKEPFVKTPMSAFTALTTTPYPPAGSPIKFEQIVYNAENHYDPETGIFTCQIPGVYYFSYSMHVNGANALVALYKNEDPVMFTYDEYNKGFLDQISGSAVLQLNEQDTVYVQIPDDEANGVFAADNVHCSFSGFLIAST, encoded by the exons ATGGACCTACGAGTAGCAAGCATTCTCCTTCTCCTGGTGGCTCTGGTTGCTGGCCATGGCGAGAGATATATGGTGAAGAAAGTGGTGAAGGCTCCTTATGCCGTGAAAAGTCATG TGGTTTCTGTGCCTGGAGAGCCAGGTCCCCCAGGTGAGCCAGGTGAACCTGGACCTCCTGGACCTCCCGGACCCCCTGGTGAGAGTGCTGAAGGACTGCCTGGGCCTCAGGGACCACCTGGCCCACCTGGACCTGCTGGCTACTCAGCACCTGGAAAGCCAGGCACTCCAGGTGGACCAGGCAAACCAGGTGCAAATGGTGCACCTGGACCTAAAGGAGATTCTGGTTCACCTGGTCCTCAGGGACCAAGGGGTGCTCCTGGACCTGCTGGCAGCCCTGGGCCTTCCGGTCTATCTGCCACTGGCAAACCTGGACCAGCTGGTTTGCCTGGATCAATGGGACCAAGAGGAGAGCCAGGTGTTAAGGGACATCCAGGTATTCCTGGTGCACCAGGACAAAAAGGAGACAGAGGTATTGGCATTCAAGGGCCACCAGGTGAGCCTGGTGCATCTGGACCAATGGGACCTGTAGGCGCACCTGGTCAGCCTGGTGTTGGTAAACCTGGTAAACCTGGCTACCCTGGTGAGCCAGGTAAGGGAGGTTCACCTGGTCGTGATGGGGCACCTGGTCCTATGGGACCAACTGGACCAAAAGGCCACACTGGATCTCCTGGAGTTGGAATACCAGGTAAACCAGGTGAAAATGGGGCTCCAGGATTGCCAGGTCCTACAGGACCTAAAGGTCCTCAGGGAGCAACAGGAGCACCTGGTGCTCCTGGTAGTCCAGGTTATGGTAAGCCAGGTGCTCCTGGTTCAAAAGGTGATACAGGTCCAGTAGGTAGCCCTGGTGCAACAGGTCAGAAAGGTGAGCCAGGTGCAAGGGGGCCAACAGGATACACAGGTGCAACTGGCCCAGTGGGTCCAGGCGGTCCTCAAGGTCCAAGAGGTTTCCCAGGTGAGAAGGGAGCTACAGGTGAAAAGGGTGAAACAGGTCCAATGGGGCCTCAAGGCTTTAAGGGACATAAGGGAGATCAGGGGCCACAGGGAGCTGAGGGCAAACCAGGCTACCCAGGTGCAACAGGCCCACAAGGCCCAAGGGGAGCTACAGGTGCTCCAGGTAGCAAAGGAGATACTGGCGAGACAGGTGCAACTGGTGCTCCTGGAGCAACTGGACCTATTGGACCTAAGGGTAATACAGGAAATCCTGGATCACCTGGTGAAACAGGGCCTTCAGGTGCCCCAGGGGCAAGAGGAGCTACTGGTCCTTCTGGTCCACCAGGTGCACCAGGAGCTAAAGGTCACCCTGGTCTTCCTGGCGCACCTGGTCCTGCAGGTCTTGCTGCTAAAGGAATTCCTGGACCACAAGGTCCACCAGGACTTCCTGGATCAGATGGTGCCCCTGGTGAAAGTGGACAACCTGGACCTCCTGGCCCACCTGGTCCTCCTGGTGAGGTTATTATTGCAGAAACTAAGGGAACTTTTGTCAAGGAACCTTTTGTCAAGACCCCAATGTCTGCCTTTACCGCCTTAACTACAACACCTTATCCTCCAGCTGGTAGCCCTATTAAGTTTGAACAAATTGTCTACAATGCTGAGAATCACTATGATCCTGAGACAGGTATCTTTACCTGCCAGATTCCTGGAGTGTATTACTTCTCATACAGCATGCATGTGAATGGAGCTAATGCTCTGGTGGCACTGTACAAAAATGAAGACCCAGTTATGTTCACGTATGATGAGTACAACAAGGGCTTCCTGGACCAGATTTCTGGTAGTGCAGTCCTTCAGCTTAATGAGCAGGACACCGTTTATGTCCAGATCCCTGATGATGAGGCAAACGGTGTCTTTGCTGCTGATAATGTCCACTGCTCTTTCAGTGGTTTCCTGATTGCTTCTACGTGA